A window from Dermacentor albipictus isolate Rhodes 1998 colony chromosome 10, USDA_Dalb.pri_finalv2, whole genome shotgun sequence encodes these proteins:
- the LOC139050294 gene encoding uncharacterized protein → MAGVVCLAILETGERKKLVLPTGAHSELLAALAPFVPVNENTLLQIHDDDLDDFIDLEADAIIPTKAKIKVARKTVPHTDESMVAVQCTSPDTSFSSASDNAGPTNEVLGLSDGSSIVEVHVPLQKQFDYLDFKLPSFGPYEEVLQRKEPVGGPVRRAIINRLFQACFEIVWYPSKELYCTAVEQLIQKYPHLRDNVKKGSGMESWKVALKNKFKNNRKKAVNVSSEMQAVRAQSYRKTPREPVVEVANKKLCRLSNNNDLIIYGETLESRQKHNEWLQEHFATADPEDLRPRLLATAKERHECLRRVTLSEALLQYPFLATEHSLLMEFNILFKRTILDSIEQGCSRLCSIILDHAEQDEVVRFSAMAAEDGVLGVLDFIAGRCNESLDAILIETAAVPLTPCLQRASDGSLALHIDAQRLFVTSSLLAGLACLFASFWVFHVIYPKKAHRILTFIEHCFLDLSHTKPRVKALELVNFYKNFC, encoded by the exons CTCCAAATCCACGACGACGATCTGGATGACTTCATTGACCTGGAGGCAGATGCCATAATTCCCACCAAGGCGAAGATAAAGGTGGCAAGAAAAACAGTGCCTCATACAGAT GAAAGCATGGTTGCTGTGCAGTGCACAAGCCCGGACACCAGCTTCTCAAGTGCGTCCGACAATGCTGGCCCCACTAATGAGGTTCTTGGTCTCAG CGATGGCTCCTCCATCGTGGAGGTGCATGTgccacttcaaaagcagtttgaCTATTTGGACTTTAAATTGCCATCATTCGGCCCATACGAAGAGGTCCTACAGCGGAAAGAGCCCGTGGGGGGACCGGTGAGGCGAGCAATCATCAACCGCCTTTTTCAAGCTTGTTTCGAGATAGTATG GTACCCTTCTAAGGAGCTTTACTGCACTGCTGTGGAACAACTGATTCAAAAATATCCGCACTTGCGTGACAATGTAAAGAAAGGTAGTGGCATG GAATCGTGGAAAGTTGCCCTCAAGAACAAGTTTAAGAACAACAGAAAGAAGGCAGTGAATGTGTCGTCGGAAATGCAAGCGGTTCGGGCCCAGAGCTACCGCAAAACTCCCAGGGAGCCAGTGGTGGAGGTGGCGAACAAGAAGCTATGCCGCCTCTCT AAcaacaatgacctcatcattTATGGAGAGACCTTGGAGTCGCGACAAAAACATAACGAGTGGCTGCAGGAACATTTTGCAACTGCTGATCCAGAAGATTTGCGGCCACGTCTTCTTGCAACAGCCAAGGAACGGCACGAGTGCCTTCGGCGAGTCACGTTGTCGGAGGCGCTCCTGCAGTATCCTTTCCTGGCAACAGAACACTCG CTGCTGATGGAGTTCAACATATTGTTCAAGAGAACAATACTCGACAGTATTGAGCAAGGCTGCAGCCGTCTGTGCAGCATCATTCTAGACCACGCGGAGCAGGACGAGGTTGTGCGGTTCTCTGCCATGGCTGCTG AGGATGGTGTGCTTGGCGTCCTCGACTTCATTGCAGGCCGCTGCAATGAATCGCTTGATGCTATCTTAATAGAG ACAGCTGCGGTCCCACTAACTCCATGCCTCCAGAGGGCATCTGATGGCTCCCTCGCGCTACACATCGATGCGCAGCGACTGTTTGTCACGTcatcactgctggcaggcctggcctgccttttcgcttcgtTCTGGGTATTCCATGTGATATACCCAAAGAAGGCCCACAGGATTTTAACATTCATTGAACACTGCTTTCTAGATTTGAGTCACACAAAGCCACGGGTGAAGGCATTGGAGCTAGTAAACTTCTACAAGAACttttgctag